A stretch of DNA from Acipenser ruthenus unplaced genomic scaffold, fAciRut3.2 maternal haplotype, whole genome shotgun sequence:
gagagaatggattttaaagatggtcagcgctcctttaaagggaggggccggtgatcatgttaataaagctaataagaggtgagagaatggattttaaagatggtcagcgctcctttaaagggagggggccggtgatcatgttaataaagctaataagaggtgagagaatggatttgaaagatggtcagcgctcctttaaagggaggggccggtgatcatgttaataaagctaataagaggtgagagaatggattttaaagatggtcagcgctcctttaaagggaggggccggtgatcatgttaataaagctaataagaggtgagagaatggattttaaagatggtcagcgctcctttaaagggaggggtcagtgatcatgttaataaagctaataagaggtgagagaatggattttaaagatggtcagcgctcctttaaagggaggggccggtgatcgtgttaataaagctaataagaggcgagagaatggattttaaagatggtcagcgctcctttaaagggaggggtcagtgatcatgttaataaagctaataagaggtgagagaatggattttaaagatggtcagcgctcctttaaagggaggggccggtgatcatgttaataaagctaataagaggtgagagaatggattttaaagatgggcagcgctcctttaaagggaggggtcagtgatcatgttaataaagctaataagaggtgagagaatggattttaaagatggtcagcgctcctttaaagggaggggccggtgatcatgttaataaagctaataagaggcgagagaatggattttaaagatgggcagcgctcctttaaagggaggggccagtgatcatgttaataagctaataagaggtgagagaatggattttaaagctggtcagcgctcctttaaagggagggaccggtgatcctgttaataaaactaataagaggtgagagaatggattttaaagatggtcagcgctcctttaaagggaggggccggtgatcatgttaataaagctaataagaggtgagagaatggattttaacaTTATTCTGAATTCTGAATTTCAGGATGTTCAGGGCTGTCCGTGTACTGCCTGTTTCTCGGTCCTGCAGCCGGACATGGCTTCTAAGGACCCAAAGCTGTCCACTCTATTCCAAGGACCCCAGTGGAGCTGCCTTTTCTCGTTGCCTGACTGTAAGGACCCACGGAAATGCCCAGGGCAATTGCCTGTTTTTAAAGACCCTTAAAAGTCTGTTTAAGGACCCAAGTTTTAGGGCTGTCTCATTTGATGGCCTGTCCAAAAAATCATACAAGGACCCCAGCAGGGATGCCCTCTGTCAGTGCCTGTCTGAAATAAGACCTCCGAAGGATCCCAAAGGTGATCTGGATAACTGCCAGAGTTTTAAGAACTGCTTTCGCTCAAAGGACCTGTATAGCTTCCTGTGTGGAAGGACCCCTCAACAGTGGGATAGCTGTCCTGCGTGTCTCCCTGTCTTTAAGGACTTACAGCACTGGGATGCCTTCTCAGGACCCCGGCCTGGGTGGAAGGGCTGTCCTTTGGGAACGCCTGTCTCGAAGACGGTGCGAGGACCCCTGTGGGGGTGCCCTGTGGAACTGCCTGTCTCGAAGGAGATACAGCAGCGGAAGCACACTTTTAAAGGACCCCGGCTGGGCTGTCCTGAGAGACTGCCTGTCTCCGGAGAATGAGGCGCGATGCAGGCGGGAGCTGGCCAGCAATGGGGTCCTTTACACTAGGGGTGAGACTGGGAGGACTGGCAGTGGTACTGAGGGCTCTGGGAGAGAGACTGGGAGCTCTGGCAGTGGTACTGGGGGCTCTGGCAGCGGTGCTGGGAGGACTGGGAGTGGTACTGGGGGCTCTGGGGCGCGTGCTGCAGTGCTGGTCTCTCTGTGTACAGTGGAGGGTCAGCCAGCCCTTCCTCCTCACTCTGAGATCCAGCAAACTGACAGGAAGACACAAGGGAGacgtgaggtgagagagagagagagagcgtgtctgtgtgtgtctctgagagtctgtgtgtgtctcagagagtctgtgtgtgtctcagtgtgtgtgtgtgtgtgtctcagagagtctgtgtgtgtctcagtgtgtgtgtgtctcagcgtctgtgtctgagtgtgtgtgtctcagagagtgtgtgtgtctctgagagtctgtgtgtgtctgagagtgtgtgtctcagagagtgtgtgtgtgtctcagcgtctgtgtctgagtgtgtgtgtctcagagagtgtgtgtgtctctgagtctgtgtgtgtctgtgtctgagtgtgtgtgtctcagagagtgtgtgtgtctctgagagtctgtgtgtgtctgagagagtgtgtgtgtctctgagagtctgtgtgtgtctgagagtgtgtgtctcagagtgtgattgtgtgtgtgtgtgtgtgtgtttctttatgaTACTATTGTTCCAAAAAGTCCTCTCTCtccactgacactcacacacacagagaaccacAGAgaaacatacaaacacacagaacCACAGAGAACCACACACACACCGAACCAGAGAAACAACACAGTGTATCCCTCTCTATCACCACTGTCCTCCTCCCCTCTTTTTTCTCTTCCTCTGCCATAtatccccccctctctctctctctctctctctctctcctgtctaaCAGAAATCCCTCTCAAACAGTTTGTGAAAGTGACTTCATATTATTACAATGCCCcctcctgcccccccccctccctgtcTGTGTTTCAGCTTCGCGGGGGGGAAGGCGGACCCAGCGGACCGTGATGTCATCGAGACCGCGCTGCGGGAGACGAGAGAGGAGCTGGGCGTGCGAGTGAGCGAGAGGAGAGTGTGGGGGCTCCTGAGACCCctgagagagggggtgagagagaggagagtgtgggGCTCATGAGACCCctgagagagggggtgagagagagagagagagagagaggagagtgtgggGGGCTCCTGAGACCCCTgagagaggggggtgagagagaggagagtgtgggGGCTCATGAGACCCctgagagagggggtgagagagaggagagtgtgggGCTCATGAGACCCctgagagagggggtgagagagagagagagagagagagaggagagtggtgGGGGCTCCTGAGACCCctgagagagggggtgagagagaggagagtgtgggGCTCATGAGACCCctgagagagggggtgagagggagATAGGAGAGTGTGGGGCTCATGAGACCCCTGAGAGGGCAGCTTAGCTAGAAGCAACTGATCCACTCTTCTGCAAGATGcccttttattgctgtttttttgctttgtctttctctctctctctctctctctctctctctctctctctctctctttctttctttctctctctctctctctctctctctctctctctctctctctctgttttttttctctctgtagtCCGGGATGGTTATCGCTCCTGTAATAGCAAACCTCGGCCCCTTGGAGGCGCTGCCTCTCAACCCCAACCCAGACgaggtgggtgtgtgtgggtgtgtgtctgggggGGGGAGGTCTCTGTGTTTTTAGTATTAGTCTCTTAATCACCTGCAGTGACAGTAGACTAACCACTAGGAGGTGCCAGTGTTCTGCTTTTCAGTTAAACTAAGTGCTGTGTgactcccctctctcctctctcccctctctctctcctctcccctctcccctctcccctctcccctctcccctctctcctctctctcctctctctcctctctctcctctctctctcctctcccctctcccctctctactCTCTACTCTCTACTCTCTACTCTCTACTCtctactctctctccctctctcccctcctctcccctctactctctctcttctctctcctctctactctctccctctctccccccctctcccctctactctctctcctctcttctctcctctctcctctctctcctctcctctctcccctctactctctctccctctctcctctcctctcctctctcaggtagAAGATgtcttcactctctctctctctcacctcactgATCCGGTCAATCTGGGCTACACAAACTTCCGAGTGGATGGTCGCTATGGTTACACTCTTCCCGTATTCCCGCGGGGAAAGCATCGAGTGTGGGGGCTCACTGCGGTCGTGATGCAGCAAGCGATCAACATCGTAGCCCCCCTCCTGAAAACCAtcccacagcaaagtgtaataaaacacaaagcatggtgaagcacagggaagcattgtaaagcacagagaggtctggtaaagcatagggaagcattgtaaagcacagagaggtctggtaaagcatagggaagcattgtaaagcacagagaggtctggtaaagcatagggaagcattgtaaagcacagagaggtctggtaaagcatagggaagcattgtaaagcacagagaggtatggtaaagcatagggaagcattgtaaagcacagagaggtctggtaaagcatagggaagcattgtaaagcacagagaggtgtggtaaagcatagggaagcattgtaaagcacagagaggtgtggtaaagcatagggaagcattgtaaagcacagagaggtctggtaaagcatagggaagcattgtaaagcacagagaggtctggtaaagcatagggaagcattgtaaagcacagagaggtctggtaaagcatagggaagcattgtaaagcacagagaggtctggtaaagcatagggaagcattgtaaagcacagagaggtctggtaaagcatagggaagcattgtaaagcacagagaggtctggcaaagcacagggaagcattgtaaagcacagagaggtctggtaaagcataaggaagcattgtaaagcacagagaggtctggtaaagcatagggaagcattgtaaagcacagagaggtctggtaaagcatagggaagcattgtaaagcacagagaggtgtggtaaagcatagggaagcattgtaaagcacagagaggtctggtaaagcatagggaagcattgtaaagcatattaaaaacacacacacatatatatatatatataatatatttatttgaacactgtcattttttattgttaaatactTAACTATATataactataaaataaataacatttctgaATACCATGATTTTAACTTGTCAGTCCTAAATGATTTtacacagaaagacagacataTTTAGACACacaccctgatatcgatgcgatccagccctctgaaatgtctttataatatacagcactagaccctgatattgatgcgatccagccctctgaaatgtctttataatatacagcactagaccctgatattgatgcgatccagccctctgaaatgtctttataatatacagcgctagaccctgatattgatgcgatccagccctctgaaatgtctttataatatacagcactagaccctgatattgatctgatccagccctctgaaatgtctttataatatacagcgctagaccctgatattgatgcgatccagccctctgaaatgtctttataatatacagcactagaccctgatattgatgcgatccagccctctgaaatgtctttataatatacagcactagaccctgatattgatgcgatccagccctctgaaatgtctttataatatacagcgctagaccctgatatcgatgcgatccagccctctgaaatgtctttctaatatacagcactagaccctgatattgatgcgatccagccctctgaaatgtctttataatatacagcgctagaccctgatattgatgcgatccagccctctgaaatgtctttataatatacagcgctagatagaccctgatattgatgcgatccagccctctgaaatgtctttataatatacagcgctagatagaccctgatattgatgcgatccagccctctgaaatgtctttataatatacagcgctagatagaccctgatattgatgcgatccagccctctgaaatgtctttataatatacagcgctagaccctgatattgatctgatccagccctctgaaatgtctttataatatacagcgctagaccctgatattgatgcgatccagccctctgaaatgtctttataatatacagcactagaccctgatattgatgcgatccagccctctgaaatgtctttataatatacagcactagaccctgatattgatgcgatccagccctctgaaatgtctttataatatacagcgctagaccctgatatcgatgcgatccagccctctgaaatgtctttataatatacagcgctagatagaccctgatattgatgcgatccagccctctgaaatgtctttataatatacagcgctagatagaccctgatattgatgcgatccagccctctgaaatgtctttataatatacagcgctagaccctgatattgatctgatccagccctctgaaatgtctttataatatacagcgctagaccctgatattgatgcgatccagccctctgaaatgtctttataatatacagcactagaccctgatattgatgcgatccagccctctgaaatgtctttataatatacagcactagaccctgatattgatgcgatccagccctctgaaatgtctttataatatacagcgctagaccctgatattgatgcgatccagccctctgaaatgtctttataatatacagcgctagaccctgatattgatgcgatccagccctctaaaatgtctttataatatacagcgctagaccctgatattgatgcgatccagccctctgaaatgtctttataatatacagcactagaccctgatattgatgcgatccagccctctgaaatgtctttataatatacagcactagaccctgatattgatgcgatccagccctctgaaatgtgtttataatatacagcgctagaccctgatatcgatgcgatccagccctctgaaatgtctttataatatacagcactagaccctgatattgatgcgatccagccctctgaaatgtctttataatatacagcgctagaccctgatatcgatgcgatccagccctctgaaatgtctttataatatacagcgctagatagaccctgatattgatgcgatccagccctctgaaatgtctttataatatacagcgctagaccctgatattgatctgatccagccctctgaaatgtctttataatatacagcgctagaccctgatattgatgcgatccagccctctgaaatgtctttataatatacagcactagaccatgatattgatgcgatccagccctctgaaatgtctttataatatacagcactagaccctgatattgatgcgatccagccctctgaaatgtctttataatatacagcgctagaccctgatatcgatgcgatccagccctctgaaatgtctttataatatacagcgctagatagaccctgatattgatgcgatccagccctctgaaatgtctttataatatacagcgctagatagaccctgatattgatgcgatccagccctctgaaatgtctttataatatacagcgctagaccctgatattgatctgatccagccctctgaaatgtctttataatatacagcgctagaccctgatattgatgcgatccagccctctgaaatgtctttataatatacagcactagaccctgatattgatgcgatccagccctctgaaatgtctttataatatacagcactagaccctgatattgatgcgatccagccctctgaaatgtctttacaaTATGCAGCGCTAgtccctgatattgatgagatccagccctctgaaatgtctttataatatacagcactagaccctgatattgatgcgatccagccctctgaaatgtctttataatatacagcgctagaccctgatattgatgcgatccagccctctgaaatgtctttataatacacagcactagaccctgatattgatgcgatccagccctctgaaatgtctttataatatacagcactagaccctgatattgatgcgatccagccctctgaaatgtctttataatatgcagttgaaactgagtcaagcagaccagctctagtttgggctccagtgccttcatcagcgttattgaatcTTGAGGGTTTTTATATAAGTGTAACTGTGAGACGACCTTCATAATAAATGATTCAGCATTTGCTGTGCTTTGGAAAAACAgcatttaatgtaaaaaaataaaaagcgatCCATCATTTTAAACGAATCTGATGACAAAGGTTTGTGTTCTGAaagatcaaaaacaaacaaaaaaaaaactaatgaacTTGCAGAAGAACGAACTGCCTGTCGCGCAGAAACACAACACGGCAGGTTGTGTTACAGCTGAGAGcctcttactgtacactgctgcttatagaggaggagaggaagaggaggaagagaggaggagaggagagcctcttactgtacactgctgcttataggagaggagaggaagaggaggaagagaggaggagaggagagcctcttactgtacactgctgcttataggagaggagaggagagcctcttactgtacactgctgcttatagaagaggagaggagagaggaagagaggaggagagcctcttactgtacactgctgcttatagaagaggagagagggagaggagagcctcttactgtacactgctgcttatagaagaggagagaggaggagaggagagcctcttactgtacactgctgcttatagaagaggagagagggagaggagagcctcttactgtacactgctgcttatagaagaggagagaggaagaggagaggagagcctcttactgtacactgctgcttatagaggaggagaggagaggagaacctcttactgtacactgctgcttatagaggaggagaggagagaggagagcctcttactgtacactgctgcttatagaggaggagaggagagaggaagaggaggagagcctcttactgtacactgctgcttatagaagaggagagaggaagaggagaggagagcctcttactgtacactgctgcttatagaggaggagaggagagaggagaacctcttactgtacactgctgcttatagaagaggagagaggaggagaggagagcctcttactgtacactgctgcttatagaagaggagagagggagaggagagcctcttactgtacactgctgcttatagaagaggagagaggaggagaggagagcctcttactgtacactgctgcttatagaggaggagaggaagaggaggaagagaggaggagaggagaaccTCTTACTGTACAGTGCTGCTTATAGAagaggagaagaggaggaagagaggaggagaggagaacctcttactgtacactgctgcttatagaagaggagagagggagaggagagcctcttactgtacactgctgcttatagaagaggagagaggaagaggagaggagagcctcttactgtacactgctgcttatagaggaggagaggagaggagaacctcttactgtacactgctgcttatagaggaggagaggagagaggagagcctcttactgtacactgctgcttatagaggaggagaggagagaggaagaggaggagagcctcttactgtacactgctgcttatagaagaggagagaggaagaggagaggagagcctcttactgtacactgctgcttatagaggaggagaggagagaggagaacctcttactgtacactgctgcttatagaggaggagagggagaggagagcctcttactgtacactgctgcttatagaggaggagaggagagaggaagaggaggagagcctcttactgtacactgctgcttatagtggaggagaggagagatacTCACAGAAACACAACACGGCAGATTGTGTTACAGCTGGGACCCacttactgtacactgctgcttatagtggaggagaggagagaggaaaaggAGGAAGAATAGGAGAGCCTCTTACACTGCTGCTTatagaggaggagaggaagaggagaggagagcgtcttactgtacactgctgcttatagaagaggagaggaagaggagaggagagcctcttactgtacactgctgcttatagtggaggagaggagagaggaaaaggAGGAAGAATAGGAGAGCCTCTTACACTGCTGCTTatagaggaggagaggaagaggagaggagagcgtcttactgtacactgctgcttatagaggaggagaggaagaggagaggagagcgtcttactgtacactgctgcttatagtggaggagaggaagaggagaggagagcctcttactgtacactgctgcttatagaagaggagaggagaggagagcgtcttactgtacactgctgcttATAGAAGAGGAGACAGGAagggga
This window harbors:
- the nudt8 gene encoding LOW QUALITY PROTEIN: nucleoside diphosphate-linked moiety X motif 8 (The sequence of the model RefSeq protein was modified relative to this genomic sequence to represent the inferred CDS: deleted 1 base in 1 codon); this translates as MPSQDPGLGGRAVLWERLSRRRCEDPCGGALWNCLSRRRYSSGSTLLKDPGWAVLRDCLSPENEARCRRELASNGVLYTRGETGRTGSGTEGSGRETGSSGSGTGGSGSGAGRTGSGTGGSGARAAVLVSLCTVEGQPALLLTLRSSKLTGRHKGDVSFAGGKADPADRDVIETALRETREELGVRVSERRVWGLLRPLREGSGMVIAPVIANLGPLEALPLNPNPDEVEDVFTLSLSHLTDPVNLGYTNFRVDGRYGYTLPVFPRGKHRVWGLTAVVMQQAINIVAPLLKTIPQQSVIKHKAW